The Methanothermobacter sp. DNA window TCCATGTATGTTACAATATGATCTTACCATGATTTTCTTGGTTGGTTTTTCTCTGAATGTTGCCTCTGGCTTGTCACCTGCTTTGAGGGTTTTCCTTAACACTTTATCATCTATTATGAGTTCTATCCATTGGATGTGGTGGCCTTCCTCCATTGGATGTGCTGTTTCACCAACTTTCACTTTTAGGCCTTCTTCTGTCTCCTCTACTATGGGGATGTGTTTCTCCGGGCCTACGTCTGTGTGCCTTGCTAAGAGTAGCTCCATTGGCTGGTCGCAGCATACTAAGCGCCCTTCACCGGGGTTGAGAATTTCGACTATGTTACCACATATGTTGCATCTGAATATTTGGTTTATACTCGTCAATTTTCCCCTCCTTAATATTTTTCACATTTTACTTGGAAGTATCTGCTCGGATGGTCGCATGATGGACATTTTTCAGGCGGCTTTTTGCCTTTATGTGTGTAACCGCATTTTCTACAAGTCCATATGACTTCTTCATCTTTCTGGTAAACCCTATTGGACTCTACAAGTTCTAGGAGCTTTTTGTACCTTTCTTCGTGGTGTTTTTCAGCGACTGCTATGGCTCTTAGGCGTTTAGCTATATCATGGTACCCTTCTTCTTCCGCGATATCTGCAAATTCAGGGTACATTTCACTATACTCATAATTTTCCCCTTTTATAGCCGCTTTAAGATTCTCAGCAGTGTCTGATAATGTGAGTGGGGCTTCTGCCTCCACCGTTATAGGATCATCGGCTCCTTTTAGTTCTTGT harbors:
- a CDS encoding desulfoferrodoxin encodes the protein MTSINQIFRCNICGNIVEILNPGEGRLVCCDQPMELLLARHTDVGPEKHIPIVEETEEGLKVKVGETAHPMEEGHHIQWIELIIDDKVLRKTLKAGDKPEATFREKPTKKIMVRSYCNIHGLWHD
- a CDS encoding rubrerythrin family protein, which encodes MSKTLKNLIKAFIGESQARNRYTFYAKIAKKEGFEQISEIFNLTADNEREHAKWLFRMIQELKGADDPITVEAEAPLTLSDTAENLKAAIKGENYEYSEMYPEFADIAEEEGYHDIAKRLRAIAVAEKHHEERYKKLLELVESNRVYQKDEEVIWTCRKCGYTHKGKKPPEKCPSCDHPSRYFQVKCEKY